One Trichoderma atroviride chromosome 7, complete sequence DNA segment encodes these proteins:
- a CDS encoding uncharacterized protein (EggNog:ENOG41) has product MNMTRGEFHSMSAMHNVLPDFVPRPIACGTYRTIADTHFFLCEFREMTDDMPDPHKFAALLSTLHQKSVSPTGKFGFHIATYAGNLPQFVAWEDSWETFFAKTMRQALDLEIERKGSSEELDVLSRALFEKVIPRLLRPLESDGRVVKPSLVHGDLWYANAGIDVNSNQPFVFDACCFFAHNEYEFGQWRPACNRFGDEYVAAYNTYAQISPPEEDFEGRLDLYRLRFDTHVSALFVDNETLRTQ; this is encoded by the exons ATGAATATGACCAGGGGCGAATTCCACTCAATGAGCGCGATGCACAACGTTCTGCCAGATTTTGTCCCGAGGCCCATCGCTTGCGGCACCTACAGGACGATAGCAGACACccacttcttcctctgcgaGTTTCGAGAGATGACTGACGATATGCCTGACCCTCACAAATTTGCCGCTCTTCTGTCAACACTGCACCAGAAAAGCGTATCGCCTACTGGCAAGTTCGGATTCCACATCGCCACCTACGCAGGAAACCTACCTCAGTTTGTGGCATGGGAAGATAGCTGGGAGACATTCTTCGCCAAGACCATGAGACAGGCGCTTGACCTGGAGATTGAAAGGAAAGGTTCTAGTGAGGAGCTCGACGTCCTCTCCCGTGCTCTGTTCGAAAAGGTCATCCCGAGGCTCCTAAGGCCTCTCGAGAGTGACGGTCGAGTAGTGAAACCTTCACTTGTTCACGGAGACCTTTGGTACGCAAATGCAGGGATTGATGTCAACAGCAATCAGccttttgtctttgatgcatgctgcttcttcgcGCACAACGAAT ATGAGTTTGGCCAGTGGCGACCAGCTTGTAATAGGTTTGGGGATGAGTACGTTGCTGCCTACAATACATACGCCCAGATTTCTCCGCCGGAAGAGGATTTTGAAGGCCGCCTAGACCTCTATAGGCT GAGGTTTGACACACATGTATCAGCGCTTTTTGTTGATAACGAGACACTTCGCACACAGTGA
- a CDS encoding uncharacterized protein (EggNog:ENOG41) yields the protein MNMTRGEFHSMSAMHNVLPDFVPRPIACGTYRTIADTHFFLCEFREMTDDMPDPHKFAALLSTLHQKSVSPTGKFGFHIATYAGNLPQFVAWEDSWETFFAKTMRQALDLEIERKGSSEELDVLSRALFEKVIPRLLRPLESDGRVVKPSLVHGDLWYANAGIDVNSNQPFVFDACCFFAHNECTFPYETLAVTHVQ from the coding sequence ATGAATATGACCAGGGGCGAATTCCACTCAATGAGCGCGATGCACAACGTTCTGCCAGATTTTGTCCCGAGGCCCATCGCTTGCGGCACCTACAGGACGATAGCAGACACccacttcttcctctgcgaGTTTCGAGAGATGACTGACGATATGCCTGACCCTCACAAATTTGCCGCTCTTCTGTCAACACTGCACCAGAAAAGCGTATCGCCTACTGGCAAGTTCGGATTCCACATCGCCACCTACGCAGGAAACCTACCTCAGTTTGTGGCATGGGAAGATAGCTGGGAGACATTCTTCGCCAAGACCATGAGACAGGCGCTTGACCTGGAGATTGAAAGGAAAGGTTCTAGTGAGGAGCTCGACGTCCTCTCCCGTGCTCTGTTCGAAAAGGTCATCCCGAGGCTCCTAAGGCCTCTCGAGAGTGACGGTCGAGTAGTGAAACCTTCACTTGTTCACGGAGACCTTTGGTACGCAAATGCAGGGATTGATGTCAACAGCAATCAGccttttgtctttgatgcatgctgcttcttcgcGCACAACGAATGTACGTTCCCCTATGAAACACTTGCGGTTACCCATGTCCAATAA
- a CDS encoding uncharacterized protein (EggNog:ENOG41) — MASKTYTIPKGSLILVTGANSYIGSHIVDFLLELGYNVRGTVRAPKQWLNELFEKKFGSNRFETVIIPVLEKEGALDNTMSGVSGIVHVASDTSLNPDPNEVIPNVTKGVRNILEAASKQPSIKRFVLTSSSSAAYFPNPSQKVIITEETWNEVALQAAYSAATPPEQKPFIVYAASKLESERAAWEWFKHSQPKFEMNTVVPCMNIGQILSPEIPASTMGITRKLLENDDTAFKLLPSQSFVDVRDTARLHVIALLDLAVTSERIFACGVPYKWADVVAIFRKARPHRQVPNPLKDDAVDLSVVKPGKRAEELLESFYGKSGWTKLEDSLLAAIVDIE, encoded by the exons ATGGCATCAAAGACCTACACTATCCCAAAGGGCTCTCTGATTCTTGTCACTGGCGCAAACAGCTACATTGGCTCGCATATAGTCGATTTCTTATTAGAGCTGGGTTACAATGTCCGCGGGACTGTGCGAGCCCCAAAACAGTGGCTCAACGAACTTTTTGAAAAGAAATTCGGCAGCAATCGGTTCGAAACTGTCATTATACCTGTGCTAGAAAAGGAGGGCGCTCTTGACAACACGATGAGTGGGGTGTCAGGAATAGTGCACGTC GCCAGTGACACGTCCCTGAATCCTGACCCCAATGAGGTCATTCCAAACGTCACAAAAGGGGTTCGGAATATTCTTGAGGCTGCTTCGAAGCAGCCATCTATCAAACGGTTTGTCTTGACGTCTTCGTCTAGTGCTGCCTATTTCCCAAATCCAAGCCAGAAAGTCATCATCACTGAGG AGACTTGGAATGAAGTAGCGCTTCAAGCAGCTTACAGTGCAGCCACGCCACCTGAACAAAAGCCTTTTATAGTCTACGCAGCCTCTAAGTTAGAGAGTGAACGCGCAGCTTGGGAGTGGTTCAAGCATAGCCAGCCGAAATTCGAAATGAATACGGTTGTACCGTGCATGAAC ATTGGACAAATCCTCTCCCCCGAAATACCTGCGTCGACGATGGGTATAACTCGCAAGCTGCTTGAGAATGACGATACGGCTTTCAAGTTACTCCCTTCAC AATCGTTCGTGGATGTGCGAGATACGGCACGTCTTCATGTAATCGCTCTTCTTGACTTGGCGGTTACATCCGAGCGAATTTTTGCTTGCGGAGTTCCCTACAAATGGGCTGATGTAGTCGCCATCTTTCGCAAAGCCCGCCCACATAGACAGGTTCCTAACCCACTAAAAGATGATGCCGTTGACCTGAGTGTGGTAAAACCTGGCAAGAGGGCAGAGGAGCTACTGGAGAGTTTTTATGGAAAGTCTGGATGGACTAAGCTTGAAGACAGCCTTTTGGCTGCGATAGTTGATATTGAGTAG
- a CDS encoding uncharacterized protein (EggNog:ENOG41), with product MPVITRSAAQASKINAKKTTTKRTSKRRKNLQAINISTTKPNGKDPFPTEQPCGLLEWISLKDPPSGVIPNGDELFAILQEICKLRACIVIARGRPRELSGIEWLIIEWRSSKHREEFLTSELFLKLNGALSHRSWSQEFAWSRSGTIIRANPIFPPQRLYEVLTIYFPADLDQEAISSIEAFRGLPRWHLEDDEVPAENPWAAFKSQLRAWMKGTCEYQGQTARRLAFFFSFTDEAGERFFKEKAINKVSGRPTGDVMVNFFDDLEDLGMIGYESLHVEFLEVVYYAPENYVPKPPRPISPETMKHWDDLRQACQADDSDGSL from the exons ATGCCTGTTATTACTCGATCGGCTGCCCAAGCCAGTAAAATAAATGCCAAGAAAACTACAACAAAGCGCACTTCAAAACGACGGAAGAACTTGCAGGCTATCAACATTAGTACCACAAAACCAAATGGCAAAGATCCATTTCCAACAGAACAGCCATGCGGATTATTAGAATGGATATCGCTCAAAGATCCCCCCAGTGGCGTCATCCCAAATGGGGATGAACTTTTTGCCATCCTCCAAGAGATATGCAAACTCCGAGCATGCATAGTTATCGCTAGAGGCCGTCCACGTGAACTAAGCGGAATCGAGTGGTTGATTATCG aatggagaagcagcaaacACAGGGAAGAGTTTCTTACCTCAGAGCTTTTCCTCAAATTGAATGGAGCCCTTTCGCATCGCTCATGGAGCCAAGAATTTGCCTGGTCGAGGAGTGGGACGATCATACGCGCAAACCCGATTTTCCCTCCACAAAGGCTATATGAGGTCCTCACAATCTATTTCCCTGCAGACTTAGATCAGGAAGCTATCTCCTCTATTGAAGCGTTTAGAGGGCTGCCTCGCTGGCAccttgaggatgatgaagtcCCAGCTGAAAATCCCTGGGCGGCGTTCAAGTCCCAGCTTCGTGCATGGATGAAGGGGACTTGTGAATACCAGGGACAAACTGCAAGGCGAttggcttttttcttctcgttcACTGACGAGGCAGGAGAACGATTCTTTAAAGAAAAGGCGATAAATAAAGTATCCGGAAGACCGACGGGGGACGTTATGGTGAACTTCTTTGACGATCTGGAAGATCTTGGAATGATCGGATACGAATCGCTACATGTTGAATTCTTGGAGGTCGTTTACTATGCACCAGAGAACTACGTACCAAAACCTCCCCGACCTATATCTCCTGAAACAATGAAGCATTGGGATGATCTTAGGCAAGCCTGCCAAGCCGACGACTCAGATGGATCATTATAA
- a CDS encoding uncharacterized protein (EggNog:ENOG41), which yields MGSETRHGLGDVMNGAISLRSWPSRKLRPPPPAENAVNAQLTDIDGTGIATLTSNLTKAPKAYGGFALIFKHGTEYKDFEWLQFITRQLVVNDAAITGNLVMKANTTSYQLVNSAVEITDYDFASGSEPSNWNTCWKVDSTILPHPKPFFRDSYEYAISDGHKLTAIMDAPGVMAGKKPTKAEKSMYEDVPDGLVVMKDALGTSDGVSRAYFSDYLVKKVGSKWRIYARFDFSLTWDARDVDKSNFTLRSLKTTKTSSLLDCHMAALMHKTTPGKPGLASKEPWKGFRDSILQ from the exons ATGGGTTCGGAAACCAGACATGGGCTAGGGGATGTGATG AATGGGGCGATAAGCTTGCGGAGCTGGCCGTCCAGGAAACTGCGGCCCCCCCCTCCAGCGGAAAATGCAGTTAATGCTCAACTAACGGACATTGACGGCACTGGGATCGCTACCCTAACAAGCAATCTGACAAAGGCCCCTAAGGCATACGGCGGCTTCGCCCTCATCTTTAAGCACGGCACAGAGTACAAGGACTTTGAGTGGCTCCAGTTCATCACGCGGCAGCTTGTTGTTAATGATGCCGCCATAACAGGCAACTTAGTCATGAAGGCAAACACGACTTCCTACCAATTGGTAAACTCAGCGGTGGAGATTACAGACTACGACTTCGCATCGGGGTCAGAGCCCTCTAACTGGAATACCTGCTGGAAAGTAGACTCTACTATTCTTCCACATCCCAAGCCCTTCTTCCGTGACAGTTACGAATACGCCATCTCCGATGGTCATAAGTTGACCGCTATTATGGACGCTCCGGGTGTCATGGCCGGAAAAAAACCGACAAAGGCAGAGAAGTCCATGTACGAAGATGTCCCGGACGGTTTGGTGGTAATGAAGGATGCGCTAGGGACCAGCGACGGAGTCTCTCGCGCCTACTTCTCGGACTACCTCGTGAAAAAGGTCGGCAGCAAATGGCGTATCTACGCCCGCTTTGACTTCAGCTTGACATGGGATGCAAGGGATGTGGACAAGAGCAATTTCACGCTACGCTCTCTGAAAACCACTAAAACCTCGTCGCTGCTCGATTGCCACATGGCCGCTCTCATGCACAAGACGACGCCGGGCAAACCAGGCCTGGCGTCCAAAGAACCCTGGAAGGGCTTTCGTGACTCCATTCTCCAGTGA